The DNA region ACTCGCGCCGTATCGCCCGCGCCGCTATCGGGGGTAAGAGCGCCAGCGACGAGGATATCGTCAAGGAGCTCTTCACGGTCATTGCCCCGAACTTCAAGGATCGGCCCGGCGGCTACACCCGCATGGCTCACAAGAGCGTTCGGCGCGGCGATGGGGCACCCGTCGTGGTGCTGGAGTTCGTCAACGACTAAGGTGGTTTGACGTAGCTAATGGGCCGTGTTCGCCTGACTCTTGAGTACGATGGAACCGACTTTGCCGGTTTTCAGCTCCAGCGAGGCGAGCGCACGGTTCAGGGAGAGCTGGAGGCGGCTCTGACCCAGATGACCGGTGTGGAGACTATCCGGGTGTTTGGGGCAGGCCGCACCGATGCAGGGGTCCACGCGTTGGGGCAGGTTGCCCACTTCGATGTGGACTGGAAAATTTCAGAAGAGAAGCTGGTTCCGGCACTGACTGCCTATCTTCCGCCCGATATTAGCGTGCGGAGGGCGGAGTATGTGGAGCAAGAGTTTCATGCTCGCTTCAGTGCCACAAGTCGGACCTACCGGTACGCGATCCTCAATCGCCCGCAGCCTTCGGCGCTACTGACACGCTATGTCTGGCATGTCACCCGGCCGCTGAAGGTGGAGCGAATGCAGGAGGCAGGGAAGGTTCTGTGCGGGACGCATGACTTTGCGACGTTTGGGCAACCAGACACGCGAGGCAAGAGTACGATTCGCTTTGTCGAGAGGATCGTCGTGCGACCGTGGGGACCGTGCCTGCTGGTCACCGTGCGAGGGAATGCCTTTCTGCGCCAGATGGTGCGCAGCTTGGTAGGAACTCTGGTGAGAGCGGGGCAGGAGAGGCTGAGTGTGGACGAGGTCTCGGAGCTTCTGAGAGTCTGTGATCGGCGGGCTTGTCCTCCGATCGCCCCCGCAAGAGGGCTCTGTCTGGTACGCGTTAGCTACGACGGCCAGCGAATAGGAATAAATTAAAATGAAGACTTATTCAGTAAAAGCGGACGATATCCAGCGCGACTGGATCGTCCTAGATGCCACCGGCGTGCCGATTGGGCGTCTGGCTGCAGAGGCGGCGAAGATTCTACGCGGTAAGACCAAGGCGATCTTCTCCCCGCACCTCGACTGCGGCGATCATGTGATCATCATCAATGCCGCGCGAGCGATCCTCACCGGCAACAACAAGGCCGATGAGCCGATCTACCGGCACACGCTCTACCCGGGTGGCCTCAAGCAGGTTCCCCGTGGCGAGCTCCTGGAGAAGCGCCCCGACTACGCCGTGCTGCGGACGGTCAAGGGTATGCTTCCCCACAACCGCCTGGGAGCCCAGATGCTCACCAAGCTGCGCGTCTATGCCGGTGACACCCACCCGCATGAGGCTCAGATCAAGGGCGCGGCCAAAGCAAAGGCAGAAGGTTAAACCATGGCAGAGACTCGAGTGTATGCAACCGGTAAGCGCAAGTGCGCTATCGCCCGCGTCTGGCTTGCGCCCGGCGATGGGACGATCACGATCAATGGCAAGACGGTGATGGAGTACTTCTGCCGCCGCACGCTGGAGGCGCTGATCCAGCAGCCGTTCGCTGCCACCCGCAGCGAGGGCCGCTACAGCATCTTCGCCAAGACCAAGGGCGGGGGAATCTCCGGCCAGGCCGGCGCTCTGCGCCACGGCATCAGCAAGGCGCTTGTCGAGGCCGATCCCGACCTGCGCACCGTGTTGCGCCGCAATGGCTTCCTGACCCGCGACCCGCGTGTCAAGGAATCCAAGAAGTACGGCCGCAAGCGCGCCCGTCGCGGATTCCAGTTCAGCAAGCGTTAAGCTGGCACGCCAGGGATTGAAATCCCCGGCACCCGAAAAGAGCGTCCCGAGGACGCGCCCGACCTCTGTGTTGGGTGCACCCTCGGGGCGTTTTTGTGTTTGGGGTAAACTTCGGTTACTATGTCTGATCGAATTGTCGCGCTGGCGACGGAGCTACGAACACGGCTGATCTCTGCACACCCTCCGTTGGAGAAGCGCCTCCGACCGGGGCTTGCGCCCGAGCAATCCCGCGAGCTCGCCGCGAGCTATGACGTGACCCTCACCGACGAAGCGGTTGCCTATTTCTCCGTGCTCAATGGCTTTGATAACCCTCACGCACAACCACAGTCGGAGCTGCACATCGTCGGGATGCGCTGGCTGGACTCGCTGGAAGAGGCGCTGAAGCACTACCAGAGATTCTGGGAGTTTGACGAAACCGATGCCGATATGTATCCCGAGTTTTGGGAGACGGACCCCACGCCGACTCCCCCCTTACGCTTCATCGGGGAGGACTCCGTGTACTTCTACGCGCTGGACCTGCGAGGAGAGGGGCGACCGGTCTGGAGCATGGATCGGGAGCTGGGGATGTCGGTTTCGTTCTTGAGCCTGGAGGCAATGTTGGCAACACTCAATGCTTGGCTCGCCGCAGGAGTCCTGATCTTTCGTGACGGCGAGTGGAGCGAGACAAGCCGTGAGCAGGCTCGAAAAATTGCAACCGACCTCAGCCCCGGCGTTGACCACTGGTAACCATAGCTCCCTGCGTCCTCGGGACGCTCCCAAAATCGGAGGCGGGGCTTTCAATCCCCGCCTTAGGGAAGC from Armatimonas rosea includes:
- the rplQ gene encoding 50S ribosomal protein L17, with translation MRHRIGGRQFGLASDARIALLKGLLRSMIIYKKIETTEARAKEIQPMVEKLVTRAKDDSVHSRRIARAAIGGKSASDEDIVKELFTVIAPNFKDRPGGYTRMAHKSVRRGDGAPVVVLEFVND
- the truA gene encoding tRNA pseudouridine(38-40) synthase TruA is translated as MGRVRLTLEYDGTDFAGFQLQRGERTVQGELEAALTQMTGVETIRVFGAGRTDAGVHALGQVAHFDVDWKISEEKLVPALTAYLPPDISVRRAEYVEQEFHARFSATSRTYRYAILNRPQPSALLTRYVWHVTRPLKVERMQEAGKVLCGTHDFATFGQPDTRGKSTIRFVERIVVRPWGPCLLVTVRGNAFLRQMVRSLVGTLVRAGQERLSVDEVSELLRVCDRRACPPIAPARGLCLVRVSYDGQRIGIN
- the rplM gene encoding 50S ribosomal protein L13; amino-acid sequence: MKTYSVKADDIQRDWIVLDATGVPIGRLAAEAAKILRGKTKAIFSPHLDCGDHVIIINAARAILTGNNKADEPIYRHTLYPGGLKQVPRGELLEKRPDYAVLRTVKGMLPHNRLGAQMLTKLRVYAGDTHPHEAQIKGAAKAKAEG
- the rpsI gene encoding 30S ribosomal protein S9, encoding MAETRVYATGKRKCAIARVWLAPGDGTITINGKTVMEYFCRRTLEALIQQPFAATRSEGRYSIFAKTKGGGISGQAGALRHGISKALVEADPDLRTVLRRNGFLTRDPRVKESKKYGRKRARRGFQFSKR